A genomic window from Luteolibacter sp. LG18 includes:
- the nadE gene encoding NAD(+) synthase: MNAIHLTAAALNQTPLAWTTNAANIRAALDEARAAGSALVCLPELCITGYGCEDAFLGEATCLRAWDQLLALLPETRGRVVSIGLPLLHGHCVYNVAALAVDGALAGLVAKQNLAGDGIHYEPRWFKPWPAGVVDRFRCPVTGAEHPLGDLVFEVGGVAIGFEICEDAWVADRPGTRLASRGIDVLLNPSASHFAFGKDAIRRGFVTEGSRAFCCAYVYANLLGNEAGRVIYDGQTLIAAGGTLLAEGPRFGFGDRRLLHAVADLSLTRPGRSRSASYRPDLPLAHDGSRVRLDFDWPEALPAAAAVTPVPWEAGDKKAEEFTRAVTLGLFDYLRKSRARGYVVSLSGGADSAAVAALVRLMLDLAVDELGHDACAARLGFAQAELTPAQLLFTAYQATANSGDVTRQAAREVAAALGADHRELEIEAIHAAYKALAGEAVGRALDWAHDDIPLQNIQARVRSPGIWMLANLRNAILLSTSNRSEAAVGYATMDGDTSGGLAPVSGIDKAWLRQWLRWLETIGPRVGEAHRPIPALAAINRQQPTAELRPPGEGQTDEGDLMPYPVLDFIERAAIRDKRPPMDILPLLLVRFPAHDREQHVAWLKRFFRLWSRNQWKRERYAPGFHLDDENLDPKTWCRWPILNGGFEEELAELG; encoded by the coding sequence ATGAACGCGATCCATCTCACCGCCGCCGCGCTGAACCAGACGCCGCTGGCCTGGACCACGAACGCGGCGAACATCCGCGCCGCGCTCGATGAAGCACGCGCCGCGGGCTCGGCGCTCGTGTGCCTGCCGGAGCTGTGCATCACCGGCTACGGCTGCGAGGATGCCTTTCTCGGCGAGGCGACGTGCCTGCGGGCGTGGGACCAATTGCTGGCGCTGCTGCCGGAAACGCGTGGCCGGGTGGTCTCGATCGGGCTACCGCTGCTGCACGGCCACTGCGTCTACAATGTCGCCGCACTGGCGGTGGATGGCGCGCTGGCCGGGTTGGTGGCGAAGCAAAATTTGGCGGGCGATGGCATCCACTATGAACCCCGTTGGTTCAAGCCGTGGCCCGCGGGCGTGGTGGACCGGTTCCGCTGTCCGGTGACGGGGGCGGAGCATCCGCTCGGCGACCTGGTGTTCGAGGTTGGCGGCGTGGCGATCGGGTTCGAGATCTGCGAGGACGCGTGGGTGGCGGACCGGCCGGGCACGCGGCTGGCCTCGCGCGGGATCGACGTGCTGCTCAATCCCAGCGCCAGCCATTTCGCCTTCGGCAAGGACGCGATCCGCCGCGGCTTCGTGACCGAGGGCTCGCGCGCGTTCTGCTGCGCCTACGTCTACGCGAACCTGCTGGGCAACGAGGCGGGGCGGGTGATCTACGACGGTCAGACGCTGATCGCCGCCGGTGGCACGCTGCTGGCGGAGGGGCCGCGCTTCGGTTTCGGCGACCGGCGGTTGCTGCACGCGGTGGCCGACCTTTCGCTGACACGGCCGGGCCGCAGCCGCTCGGCCAGCTATCGGCCGGACCTGCCGCTGGCCCACGATGGCAGCCGGGTGCGGCTGGACTTCGATTGGCCGGAGGCCCTGCCCGCCGCGGCGGCGGTGACACCGGTGCCATGGGAGGCCGGGGACAAGAAGGCGGAGGAATTCACCCGCGCGGTGACGCTGGGGCTCTTCGACTACCTGCGGAAATCGCGGGCGCGGGGCTACGTGGTCTCGCTCTCGGGCGGCGCGGACTCGGCGGCGGTGGCGGCACTGGTGCGGCTGATGCTGGACCTCGCCGTCGACGAGCTGGGCCACGACGCCTGCGCGGCGCGGCTGGGATTCGCCCAGGCGGAGCTGACGCCCGCTCAACTACTATTCACGGCGTATCAAGCGACCGCCAACAGCGGCGACGTGACCCGCCAGGCCGCCCGCGAGGTGGCGGCGGCGCTGGGAGCGGACCACCGCGAGCTGGAGATCGAGGCGATCCACGCCGCCTACAAGGCGCTGGCGGGCGAGGCGGTCGGACGCGCGCTCGATTGGGCGCACGACGACATCCCGCTCCAAAACATCCAGGCGCGGGTGCGCTCGCCCGGAATCTGGATGCTCGCGAACCTGCGCAACGCGATCCTGCTTTCGACCAGCAACCGCAGCGAGGCGGCGGTGGGTTACGCGACCATGGACGGCGACACCTCGGGCGGGCTCGCGCCGGTCTCGGGGATCGACAAGGCGTGGCTCCGGCAGTGGCTGCGCTGGCTGGAGACGATCGGGCCGCGGGTGGGGGAGGCCCACCGCCCGATCCCCGCGCTGGCGGCGATCAACCGCCAACAGCCGACCGCGGAACTGCGCCCGCCCGGCGAAGGCCAGACCGACGAGGGCGACCTGATGCCGTATCCGGTGCTCGACTTCATCGAGCGCGCCGCGATCCGCGACAAGCGCCCCCCGATGGACATCCTGCCGTTGTTGCTGGTCCGCTTTCCGGCACACGACCGAGAACAACACGTCGCGTGGCTGAAGCGGTTCTTCCGGCTGTGGAGCCGCAACCAGTGGAAGCGCGAGCGTTACGCGCCGGGCTTCCACCTCGATGACGAGAACCTCGACCCGAAAACCTGGTGCCGCTGGCCGATCCTCAACGGAGGATTCGAGGAAGAGCTGGCGGAGCTGGGATAG
- the tnpA gene encoding IS200/IS605 family transposase, translating into MPQSLARVLLHLVFSTKNRERWLDAPLRPALYGYMAAVGRDLGCEVFRIGGVDDHVHLAIDLGRTVSVSEFVKKVKQTSSVWLKEQSRPHAAFEWQRGYGSFSIGQSQLARLIEYIDGQEDHHRKIGFADEYRALLRKYKMQGDERFMWD; encoded by the coding sequence GTGCCTCAATCCCTTGCGCGCGTGTTGCTCCATCTCGTGTTCTCCACCAAGAACCGCGAGCGTTGGCTCGATGCCCCGCTGCGGCCCGCGCTTTACGGCTACATGGCCGCGGTCGGCCGGGATCTCGGTTGCGAGGTCTTCCGCATCGGCGGTGTGGACGACCATGTCCACCTCGCCATCGATCTCGGCCGCACGGTGAGCGTTTCCGAGTTCGTCAAGAAGGTGAAGCAAACCAGCTCCGTTTGGCTGAAAGAGCAATCCCGGCCACACGCCGCTTTCGAATGGCAGCGCGGTTACGGTTCCTTCTCCATCGGCCAATCGCAGTTGGCGCGTCTCATCGAGTACATCGACGGACAGGAGGACCATCACCGCAAGATCGGGTTCGCGGACGAATACCGGGCGTTGCTGCGGAAATACAAGATGCAGGGCGATGAGCGCTTCATGTGGGATTAA
- a CDS encoding RNA 2'-phosphotransferase — translation MKRPNPIQTSKLLSMVLRHQPRMIGISLDKAGWVDTAVLLAALQRHGHQVDRAYLEEIVATSDKKRFAFNEDGSRIRASQGHSLTVDLELAPQVPPETLWHGTVDYFLDSIRATGLEKRQRHHVHLSADTATATIVGERRGKPVLLRIRAAAMHREGLRFFRSDNGVWLTDHVPPRYIAFPE, via the coding sequence ATGAAACGTCCAAACCCCATCCAGACCAGCAAGCTGCTGAGCATGGTCCTGCGGCACCAGCCGCGCATGATCGGTATCTCGCTCGACAAGGCGGGCTGGGTCGACACCGCCGTGCTGCTGGCGGCCTTGCAACGTCACGGCCACCAGGTGGACCGCGCGTATCTCGAGGAGATCGTCGCGACGAGCGACAAGAAACGCTTCGCCTTCAACGAGGACGGCAGCCGCATCCGTGCCAGCCAGGGGCACTCCCTGACGGTGGACCTGGAACTGGCACCCCAGGTGCCGCCGGAAACCCTCTGGCACGGCACCGTGGACTACTTTCTCGATTCCATCCGCGCCACTGGCTTGGAGAAACGCCAGCGCCACCATGTCCACCTCAGCGCGGACACCGCGACCGCCACCATCGTCGGCGAGCGCCGCGGCAAGCCGGTGCTGCTCCGCATCCGGGCCGCGGCGATGCACCGCGAAGGCCTGCGGTTCTTCCGCTCGGACAACGGCGTGTGGCTCACCGACCACGTGCCGCCCCGTTACATCGCTTTCCCCGAATGA
- the pncA gene encoding bifunctional nicotinamidase/pyrazinamidase — protein sequence MKKKRCLLIVDVQNDFMHGGALAVPDAEDILKPINHALCRHKLAVATQDWHPAGHGSFAANHPGRAVFETIDLNGLPQVLWPVHCVQHTGGALFAPGLRTDLIDRVFVKGTDPEVDSYSGFFDNGRRKDTGLAAWLREQGVTALDVCGVATDYCVKFTVLDALAEGFEVNLLTEACRGVELQEGDIRKALAEMHQAGATMTFFNKPLVPWE from the coding sequence ATGAAAAAGAAACGCTGCCTTTTGATCGTGGACGTGCAGAACGATTTCATGCACGGCGGGGCCCTGGCCGTCCCCGATGCGGAGGATATCCTGAAGCCCATCAACCACGCGCTGTGCCGTCACAAGTTGGCGGTGGCGACCCAGGACTGGCATCCGGCGGGCCACGGTTCGTTCGCGGCGAACCACCCCGGACGCGCGGTGTTCGAAACCATCGACCTCAACGGCCTGCCGCAGGTGCTGTGGCCGGTGCACTGCGTGCAGCACACCGGCGGGGCCTTGTTCGCGCCCGGTTTGCGCACCGACCTGATCGACCGCGTGTTCGTGAAGGGAACCGATCCGGAGGTGGACAGCTACAGCGGCTTCTTCGACAACGGCCGCCGCAAGGACACCGGCCTCGCCGCCTGGCTGCGGGAGCAGGGGGTGACCGCGCTGGATGTCTGCGGAGTGGCCACCGACTACTGCGTGAAATTCACCGTGCTCGACGCGCTGGCGGAGGGGTTCGAGGTGAACCTGCTGACGGAGGCCTGCCGCGGAGTGGAATTGCAGGAGGGCGACATCCGGAAGGCACTCGCGGAAATGCATCAAGCGGGGGCCACCATGACGTTCTTCAACAAACCTCTCGTCCCCTGGGAGTAG
- a CDS encoding LamG-like jellyroll fold domain-containing protein, with protein sequence MQRLPALFTIVRVLGMLAALLWGRAAAQTTPPATFSRTISTSGGSVTANFTLHPIRGANFKVLVQQADGSFTEMAADVPRTYLGTVDGYPGAVAAALVRANGTVYTRVSFEDGVEWYSYGGTASVRGSTNWTPAWPTTVVGTGGAGSTVRGAEVGVDASYRQYLACGSDPVAALDMIEFCLVSTDYVYLRDAAILMKLGRVLIRANQTQDPYEADGGDTGLLLPHIRDQWNTTIASTVGSTHDLALVARPGAGGGLAYVGTIATSSRYSANGADSNGDFYVIWRHEAGHNWGSSHYEGGGKPEGPTIMSDNSLSRFSSSELAKIIAHRNSKVASLDDLGPYPVPLPPRANMDRAIFLPGSPLAIDVLNNDSDSNGDALSLLSFDATSARGSTLTLSADTGPGGRDQILYTPASGYDSGTDTFSYRITDSTGRTAKGYVAMSPVGELSPIDWWKLDETSGSTAANAISGRTSGSHSSVTVNQAGATSVTGKGAAYNGTSSRTSAGTPSYNTSVLTLTTWVKRNGSQSAQAGVVFSGTTSSGSGLCIGPANDLQFRWNGAGYKSSPSPALTLPDGVWCLAAMSVSPNSVTVHLRTPDGIQSATTNGTYSSTSFGSTLYFGRDNNTTPHYFKGSLDDVRVYGATFSADQIESLYQQGVDPPVLAVSSPTTGGSVPALEVPVAAAVTNGKVDSLTFLDGATTLGTLTDDPYALTLPWLYPGSHTVTARASYGDWGYTVDSPTVAFTVQTPPLPVVTIAGTGTPSRSGLISGAFVISRNHPIGAVTVPITAGGTAVPGTDYTALPASVVMADGVLSTAISVDPLATSVPGTNLTVTATLQADPSYTAGTPASATLTIDDHITSIASSAWNVATTWTHNTAAPTTGTQGTGLDYAVAHTVVSNDSASNSQALIGKSLRLQSGGVLDLYRSHGTTLQTVTYNLPPLTLQDGSTIRFTAGTGSDLHVIPAAITTSGSATLLINAGSYDNGASLTGTLSGSGTLNVVCQSNAGSGTYVRTVSIGSANNPYSGDWFVNFTPTSSDDQTGLRASAANALGTGTVTVGNRSQLINNAANGINSLAGVVLEGTTSSLVLNQAWNKSTASLALTGDSAAVALGNAASSIGNLSGTTGTISGSGSTASLTVNQTTDATFAGALGTNVKFTKSGAATLLLTGTLNGALPLTIANGGLGFDGGTPSIASLTQSGGQLLLTPGTPGTARLMLSGNYTRTGGGITVTAEAVPELGVPHKLVSYGGSRSGTPPVTFVNHSGTVLETTVDYGAASNSAITLTFSLPDPFTPWVAGFGLQGAAAAKTADPDGDGLTNLQEMLLGFDPTKPGSRLILSMASMDATTVHLRLNRVIVTGTFALQSADSPAGPWTETPVTVGADGYDLAIDVSRSGVKRFYRAVYREP encoded by the coding sequence ATGCAACGCTTGCCCGCCCTTTTCACGATCGTCCGCGTGCTCGGAATGCTCGCCGCCCTGCTGTGGGGGAGAGCCGCTGCGCAGACCACGCCGCCGGCGACGTTTAGCCGCACCATCAGCACCTCGGGCGGATCGGTGACGGCGAATTTCACGCTGCATCCGATACGCGGCGCGAACTTCAAGGTGCTGGTGCAGCAGGCGGATGGATCGTTCACGGAAATGGCGGCGGATGTGCCGCGGACCTACCTCGGGACGGTGGACGGTTATCCCGGTGCGGTGGCCGCAGCCCTGGTGCGGGCGAACGGCACGGTTTACACGCGGGTCAGCTTCGAGGACGGAGTAGAGTGGTACAGCTACGGCGGCACGGCGTCGGTGCGCGGCAGCACGAACTGGACCCCGGCATGGCCGACCACGGTGGTGGGCACCGGCGGCGCAGGCTCGACGGTGCGCGGCGCGGAAGTGGGGGTGGATGCCAGCTACCGGCAGTACCTCGCCTGCGGCTCCGATCCGGTGGCGGCGCTGGACATGATCGAGTTCTGCCTCGTCTCCACGGACTACGTTTACCTGCGGGACGCGGCGATCCTGATGAAACTGGGCCGGGTGTTGATCCGGGCGAACCAGACGCAGGACCCCTACGAGGCGGATGGCGGCGACACCGGCCTGCTGCTGCCCCACATCCGGGACCAGTGGAACACCACCATCGCCAGCACCGTGGGCAGCACCCATGACCTCGCCCTCGTCGCGCGGCCAGGAGCTGGCGGGGGACTGGCCTACGTGGGGACGATCGCGACCAGCAGCCGCTACTCGGCGAACGGCGCGGATTCGAACGGCGACTTCTACGTGATCTGGCGCCACGAGGCGGGCCACAACTGGGGCTCCAGCCACTACGAGGGCGGCGGCAAGCCGGAGGGGCCGACGATCATGTCGGACAACAGCCTGTCCCGCTTCTCCAGTTCGGAGCTGGCGAAGATCATCGCGCACCGGAATTCGAAGGTCGCCAGCCTGGACGACCTCGGCCCCTATCCCGTCCCGCTGCCGCCGCGGGCGAACATGGACCGCGCGATCTTCCTCCCCGGCTCGCCGCTCGCCATCGACGTGCTCAACAACGATTCCGACTCGAACGGCGACGCGCTCAGCCTGCTCTCGTTCGACGCCACCTCGGCGCGCGGCAGCACGCTCACGCTCTCCGCGGACACCGGTCCCGGCGGCCGCGACCAGATCCTCTACACGCCGGCCTCCGGTTACGACAGCGGCACCGACACCTTCAGCTACCGCATCACCGACTCCACCGGGCGGACGGCGAAGGGCTACGTGGCGATGTCACCGGTCGGCGAGCTTTCGCCCATCGATTGGTGGAAGCTCGACGAAACCAGCGGCAGCACCGCGGCCAACGCGATCTCCGGCCGCACCAGCGGCAGCCACAGCAGCGTGACGGTGAACCAGGCGGGCGCCACCTCCGTGACCGGGAAGGGCGCGGCCTACAATGGCACCAGCAGCCGCACCAGCGCGGGCACTCCCAGCTACAACACCAGCGTGCTGACGCTGACGACGTGGGTGAAGCGCAATGGCTCCCAGTCCGCCCAAGCGGGCGTGGTGTTCTCCGGCACCACCTCCTCCGGCAGCGGCCTGTGCATCGGCCCCGCGAACGACCTCCAGTTCCGGTGGAACGGGGCGGGTTACAAGAGTTCGCCCTCTCCCGCGCTCACCCTGCCCGACGGCGTGTGGTGCCTGGCGGCGATGAGCGTTTCGCCGAACTCGGTGACCGTCCACCTGCGGACGCCAGACGGCATCCAGAGCGCCACCACCAACGGCACCTATAGTAGCACGTCCTTCGGATCGACGCTCTACTTCGGCCGGGACAACAACACGACCCCGCATTATTTCAAGGGCTCGCTCGATGACGTGCGGGTCTATGGCGCGACGTTCTCGGCGGACCAGATCGAATCGCTCTACCAGCAGGGCGTGGACCCGCCGGTGCTGGCGGTGAGCTCGCCCACGACCGGAGGTTCGGTGCCGGCTCTGGAGGTGCCGGTGGCCGCGGCGGTGACGAATGGCAAGGTGGACTCGCTCACGTTCCTCGACGGCGCCACCACGCTGGGCACCCTCACGGACGATCCCTACGCGCTCACGCTGCCGTGGCTCTATCCGGGCAGCCACACGGTCACGGCCCGCGCTTCCTATGGCGACTGGGGTTACACCGTGGATTCGCCGACGGTGGCCTTCACCGTGCAGACGCCGCCGCTGCCGGTGGTGACGATCGCGGGCACCGGCACGCCCTCGCGCTCCGGCCTCATTTCCGGGGCCTTCGTCATTTCGCGGAACCACCCGATCGGCGCGGTCACGGTGCCGATCACGGCCGGTGGCACGGCGGTGCCCGGCACCGACTACACGGCGCTGCCCGCGAGCGTGGTGATGGCGGACGGCGTGCTCAGCACCGCCATCAGCGTGGACCCTCTGGCTACCTCGGTGCCCGGCACGAACCTCACGGTGACCGCCACCCTGCAAGCCGACCCGAGCTACACCGCGGGCACGCCCGCGAGCGCCACGCTCACGATCGACGACCACATCACCTCCATCGCCAGCAGCGCGTGGAACGTGGCCACCACCTGGACCCACAACACCGCCGCCCCCACCACCGGCACGCAGGGGACCGGGCTCGATTACGCGGTGGCGCACACGGTGGTCTCGAACGACTCCGCCTCGAACAGCCAGGCCCTCATCGGGAAATCGCTGCGCCTCCAGAGCGGCGGCGTCCTCGATCTCTACCGCTCCCACGGCACCACGCTCCAGACGGTGACCTACAACCTGCCGCCGCTGACCTTGCAGGACGGCAGCACGATCCGTTTCACCGCCGGCACCGGCAGCGACCTGCACGTCATCCCGGCGGCGATCACCACCTCCGGCAGCGCCACCCTGCTGATCAACGCGGGCTCGTACGACAACGGTGCCAGCCTCACCGGCACGCTCTCCGGCAGCGGCACCCTCAACGTGGTCTGCCAGAGCAACGCGGGCTCCGGCACCTACGTCCGCACCGTATCCATCGGCTCCGCGAACAATCCCTACTCCGGCGATTGGTTCGTGAACTTCACCCCGACCTCGTCCGACGACCAGACCGGCCTGCGGGCGAGCGCCGCCAACGCGCTGGGCACCGGCACCGTGACGGTGGGCAATCGTTCACAACTCATCAACAATGCCGCCAACGGCATCAACTCTCTGGCCGGGGTGGTGCTCGAAGGCACGACCTCGTCGCTGGTGCTGAACCAAGCCTGGAACAAGTCCACCGCCAGCCTCGCGCTCACCGGCGACAGCGCGGCCGTGGCGCTCGGCAACGCGGCCTCGTCGATCGGCAACCTCTCCGGAACGACCGGCACGATCAGCGGCAGCGGCTCCACCGCGTCCCTCACCGTGAACCAGACCACCGACGCCACCTTCGCGGGCGCTCTGGGCACCAACGTGAAGTTCACCAAATCCGGCGCGGCCACCCTGCTGCTCACCGGCACGCTGAACGGCGCGCTGCCGCTCACGATCGCGAATGGCGGGCTCGGCTTCGATGGCGGCACCCCGTCGATCGCCTCGCTCACCCAGAGCGGCGGCCAGCTCCTGCTGACGCCGGGCACCCCCGGCACGGCGCGGCTCATGCTTTCCGGAAACTACACCCGCACCGGCGGCGGCATCACCGTCACGGCGGAGGCGGTGCCGGAACTGGGCGTCCCCCACAAGCTGGTGTCCTACGGCGGCTCCCGTAGCGGCACGCCACCGGTCACCTTCGTGAACCACAGCGGCACCGTGCTCGAAACCACGGTGGACTACGGGGCGGCCTCGAACTCCGCGATCACCCTCACCTTCAGCCTGCCCGATCCCTTCACCCCGTGGGTGGCCGGCTTCGGCCTGCAGGGAGCCGCCGCCGCGAAAACCGCCGACCCGGATGGCGACGGACTGACCAACCTCCAGGAAATGCTGCTGGGCTTCGATCCCACGAAGCCCGGCTCGCGGTTGATCCTGTCCATGGCCTCGATGGATGCCACCACCGTGCACCTGCGGCTGAACCGGGTGATCGTCACCGGCACCTTCGCCCTGCAGAGCGCGGATTCCCCGGCCGGTCCGTGGACCGAAACCCCGGTCACGGTGGGCGCGGACGGCTACGACCTGGCCATCGACGTTTCCCGCTCGGGAGTGAAGCGGTTCTACCGGGCGGTGTATCGGGAGCCGTGA
- a CDS encoding thioredoxin family protein, with the protein MTHEQRAGFARTLFTWTLLILAVVAAFWFFSGKKETKPEPNAVVKGLDPDAMKKAQAAANCLTVIHHFMPGNVDCEKLAKAMEHLDAQFGDDVKFHTLDAKKYPEASKQEGAKQYPHLDIFFENQKVFTHEGPMTEAELRAKLEELIRGLVKRTHKGWLPTVNGMQPNKGQSVIPIDPPDKR; encoded by the coding sequence GTGACCCATGAGCAACGCGCCGGTTTCGCCCGGACCCTTTTCACCTGGACCCTCCTCATTCTGGCGGTGGTGGCCGCGTTTTGGTTCTTCTCCGGCAAGAAGGAGACCAAGCCCGAGCCAAATGCCGTGGTGAAGGGCCTGGACCCGGATGCCATGAAGAAGGCCCAGGCCGCGGCCAACTGCCTGACGGTCATCCACCACTTCATGCCGGGCAACGTCGACTGCGAGAAGCTGGCCAAGGCCATGGAGCACCTCGACGCCCAGTTCGGCGACGACGTGAAGTTCCACACCCTCGACGCGAAAAAATACCCCGAAGCCTCGAAGCAGGAGGGCGCGAAGCAGTATCCGCACCTCGACATCTTCTTCGAAAACCAGAAGGTCTTCACCCACGAGGGCCCGATGACCGAGGCCGAGCTGCGGGCGAAGCTCGAGGAACTCATCCGCGGCCTGGTGAAGCGCACCCACAAGGGCTGGCTGCCCACCGTCAACGGCATGCAGCCGAACAAGGGCCAGAGCGTGATCCCGATCGACCCACCGGACAAGCGGTGA
- a CDS encoding DUF1778 domain-containing protein produces the protein MKATRKPGRPPSSKAAPTVRISPHFPEALAERVRQASALRGLSVVSFVMEAARREAERVIEEEGRLRFTEEETRTLATLLARPPKANAAARKAATRAAGVEIRS, from the coding sequence GTGAAAGCCACCCGCAAGCCAGGACGGCCGCCCTCCAGCAAGGCCGCTCCCACCGTGCGGATCAGCCCACATTTTCCGGAGGCTTTGGCCGAGCGGGTGCGGCAGGCGTCCGCGCTGCGCGGACTTTCAGTGGTCTCGTTCGTCATGGAAGCCGCGCGTCGCGAAGCCGAACGCGTGATCGAAGAAGAAGGTCGCTTGCGGTTCACCGAGGAGGAAACCCGCACCCTTGCCACGCTGCTGGCCCGTCCTCCGAAAGCAAACGCCGCCGCCCGCAAGGCGGCCACCCGAGCCGCCGGTGTCGAAATTCGCTCTTGA
- a CDS encoding GNAT family N-acetyltransferase: MSKFALERLDTSHDRREFSSGLETVDRYLKETARGHTEKGVAITRVLVDHQAVAPKKILGYFTLTPCMATAASWEGSPKGLPKSPVGMVLLGRLAVDSTTQGQGLGGTLLALARQIAHDSLAATGGIGMVVDAAGEEIVAFYTHHGFRRTAPDSLRLFLPTAALV; encoded by the coding sequence GTGTCGAAATTCGCTCTTGAGCGCTTGGATACCAGCCATGACCGCCGGGAATTCTCCAGCGGCTTGGAAACGGTGGACCGCTACCTGAAGGAAACCGCACGCGGGCACACGGAAAAGGGCGTCGCCATCACGCGGGTGCTGGTCGATCATCAGGCCGTCGCCCCGAAGAAAATCCTCGGCTACTTCACGCTGACTCCCTGCATGGCCACGGCAGCCTCCTGGGAGGGTTCTCCCAAAGGGCTGCCGAAATCTCCGGTCGGCATGGTCCTGCTGGGGCGGCTGGCGGTGGATTCCACCACGCAGGGACAGGGCCTCGGCGGCACGTTGCTGGCGCTTGCCAGGCAGATCGCCCATGATTCGCTGGCCGCCACTGGCGGGATCGGAATGGTGGTCGATGCAGCTGGCGAGGAAATCGTCGCCTTCTACACGCACCATGGCTTCCGGCGAACCGCCCCGGACTCGCTGCGTCTTTTTCTGCCGACCGCCGCGTTGGTCTGA
- the lpdA gene encoding dihydrolipoyl dehydrogenase, translating into MAYDLIVIGGGPAGYVAAIRAAQLGKKVACVEADRAGGTCLNWGCIPTKALLKNAELYQTLTKKATEFGLKFDNLTYDWSAVVGRSRKVSDKLAGGIEFLFKKNKVDYVRGLGSIEGQGKVGVTAADGTKSVLEAKNVIIATGAKSRPLPPLPFNGTTVISSKEAMVLQKQPESMIIIGAGAIGAEFAYVYNAFGTKVTLVEMLPTILPVEDTEVGETVEKSFIKQGIRCLTNTKITATADKGTHVEVTVDGPKEKGTLSAEVVLVAIGVLPVLPGGQQPALTDRGFIQVGDRYETSIPGVYAIGDITGPPLLAHTASFEAIQAVDGLFVEGHKPRKVTNFPGCTYCHPQVASVGKTERALKEEGVEYVVGKIPFVAIGKAIAAGEPDGFAKLLYGKKHGELLGAHIVGDNATELIAEMGIALDQELTIDDIHATIHAHPTMSEVIHEATLAAEGHAIHF; encoded by the coding sequence ATGGCATACGATCTCATCGTCATCGGTGGCGGCCCGGCCGGCTATGTCGCCGCCATCCGCGCCGCCCAACTCGGTAAAAAAGTCGCCTGCGTCGAGGCGGACCGCGCCGGCGGCACCTGCCTCAACTGGGGCTGCATCCCGACCAAGGCCCTCCTCAAGAACGCCGAGCTCTACCAGACGCTCACCAAGAAGGCGACCGAGTTCGGCCTGAAGTTCGACAACCTCACCTACGACTGGTCCGCCGTCGTCGGCCGCTCCCGCAAGGTGTCCGACAAGCTCGCCGGTGGCATCGAGTTCCTCTTCAAGAAGAACAAGGTCGACTACGTGCGCGGCCTCGGCTCGATCGAAGGCCAGGGCAAGGTCGGCGTCACCGCCGCGGACGGCACCAAGTCCGTGCTGGAAGCGAAGAACGTCATCATCGCCACCGGCGCGAAGTCCCGCCCGCTGCCGCCGCTGCCCTTCAACGGCACCACCGTCATCAGCTCGAAGGAAGCCATGGTGCTCCAGAAGCAGCCGGAAAGCATGATCATCATCGGCGCCGGCGCGATCGGCGCGGAGTTCGCCTACGTTTACAACGCGTTCGGCACCAAGGTCACCCTCGTCGAAATGCTCCCGACCATCCTCCCGGTGGAAGACACCGAGGTCGGTGAAACCGTCGAGAAGTCCTTCATCAAGCAGGGCATCCGCTGCCTCACCAACACCAAGATCACCGCCACCGCCGACAAGGGCACCCACGTGGAAGTGACCGTGGATGGCCCGAAGGAAAAGGGCACGCTCTCCGCCGAGGTCGTCCTCGTCGCCATCGGCGTGCTCCCGGTCCTGCCGGGCGGCCAGCAGCCGGCCCTCACCGACCGCGGCTTCATCCAGGTGGGCGACCGCTACGAGACCTCGATCCCGGGCGTCTACGCCATCGGTGACATCACCGGCCCGCCGCTCCTCGCCCACACCGCCTCCTTCGAGGCGATCCAGGCCGTCGACGGCCTGTTCGTGGAAGGCCACAAGCCGCGCAAGGTCACCAATTTCCCCGGCTGCACCTACTGCCACCCGCAGGTCGCCTCCGTCGGCAAGACCGAGCGCGCGCTGAAGGAAGAAGGCGTCGAGTATGTCGTCGGCAAGATCCCGTTCGTCGCCATCGGCAAGGCCATCGCCGCCGGTGAGCCGGACGGCTTCGCGAAGCTGCTCTACGGCAAGAAGCACGGCGAGCTCCTCGGCGCGCACATCGTGGGCGACAACGCCACCGAGCTCATCGCCGAGATGGGCATCGCGCTCGACCAGGAGCTGACCATCGACGACATCCACGCGACCATCCACGCCCATCCGACGATGAGCGAGGTGATCCACGAGGCGACCCTCGCCGCCGAGGGCCACGCGATCCACTTCTGA